From one Liolophura sinensis isolate JHLJ2023 chromosome 10, CUHK_Ljap_v2, whole genome shotgun sequence genomic stretch:
- the LOC135477102 gene encoding L-sorbose 1-dehydrogenase-like — METSNVLREAQVRPVYDFVIVGGGACGCVLAARLSEDPNRTVLLLEAGGDDREVSDIAVPIRAPQLQLTEYDWQYKGVPQENAFKAFKNQVCNIPRGKVLGGSGSINYMMFMRGTPHDFDTWKNMGCTGWGYADVLPYFIKSERCLADHLADSDHRGTDGPTIVSEAKMTPFANVFVEAGKAMGYPGTDCNGPNPLGFMVVQSNIGDGVRQSSSKVYLRSALGRDNLHVVTHCHVTKVITDNRIARAVEYVRTSSRQTYTVRARQEILLCGGVVGSAQILMLSGIGPADHLRSLGIDVVADLPVGENFQDHVGVVGLEFEIDKPYSALPQDVESQDTMDRYEKLRAGPRATNTLDAVGLIRTEAQSPGNPNPDINFTNFCLLQGAGDVPSLKNMTEMKDEVWEAIFGGNRGKHGFTVFMYATHPKSRGTIRLRDSDPNSHPLIDHKALSHPDDVKTLVAGIKILLKLVQTKPMKEIGARFTSRILPGYTKTPFTDEYWEEFVRSLTFMTYHPSGSCRMGRARDATTVVDPQLRVKGVERLRVVDASIMPQITAANLYAPSIMIAEKAADMIKRKGPQSNL, encoded by the exons ATGGAGACATCAAATGTTCTGCGCGAAGCACAAGTACGGCCCGTGTACGACTTCGTTATAG tggGAGGCGGTGCTTGTGGGTGTGTACTAGCCGCTCGACTCTCGGAGGATCCAAACCGCACCGTGTTGTTACTGGAAGCCGGAGGGGACGACCGTGAAGTGTCGGACATCGCTGTCCCCATACGAGCCCCTCAGCTTCAGCTCACTGAGTACGACTGGCAATATAAGGGCGTGCCTCAGGAAAATGCTTTCAAGGCGTTCAAGAACCAG GTATGTAATATTCCGCGAGGGAAGGTGTTGGGCGGGTCGGGCTCTATCAACTACATGATGTTCATGCGAGGCACCCCACACGACTTCGACACCTGGAAGAATATGGGCTGTACAGGCTGGGGTTACGCTGACGTCCTTCCGTACTTTATCAAGTCTGAGCGTTGCCTCGCTGACCATCTCGCTGATTCAG ACCACCGGGGCACTGATGGGCCAACGATTGTGAGTGAAGCTAAAATGACACCTTTTGCCAACGTATTTGTGGAAGCCGGAAAAGCCATGGGCTATCCGGGAACCGACTGCAATGGCCCGAATCCTTTGG GCTTCATGGTGGTGCAGTCTAACATTGGAGACGGCGTCAGACAGAGCTCCAGCAAAGTCTATCTCAGATCGGCCTTAGGGAGAGACAACCTCCACGTGGTTACACACTGCCACGTGACCAAG GTTATCACAGACAACAGGATCGCTCGCGCCGTGGAGTACGTCCGTACCTCCAGCAGACAGACGTACACGGTGAGGGCACGTCAGGAGATCCTGCTGTGTGGTGGGGTGGTGGGCTCCGCTCAGATCCTCATGCTGTCAGGGATCGGGCCGGCCGACCATCTTAGATCCTTAGGG ATTGACGTGGTCGCCGACCTCCCCGTGGGTGAAAATTTCCAAGACCATGTAGGAGTGGTGGGGTTGGAGTTTGAGATAGATAAACCTTACTCGGCTTTACCCCAGGATGTCGAATCGCAGGACACAATGGACCGATACGAAAAGCTACGAGCAG GTCCTCGTGCTACAAATACGCTCGATGCGGTGGGATTGATAAGAACGGAGGCTCAAAGCCCAGGCAATCCGAATCCAGACattaattttacaaatttttgcTTATTACAAGGGGCTGGAGATGTGCCTAGCTTAAAAAACATGACTGAAATGAAAGATGAG GTCTGGGAAGCCATTTTCGGTGGGAATCGCGGTAAGCATGGATTCACCGTTTTCATGTACGCTACGCACCCAAAGAGCCGGGGCACAATCCGACTAAGGGACAGTGATCCCAACTCCCACCCACTCATCGACCATAAGGCCTTGTCCCACCCTGATGATGTCAAAACCCTTGTGGCAG GTATTAAAATCTTGCTGAAACTCGTACAAACGAAACCTATGAAGGAAATAGGAGCTCGTTTTACGTCCCGAATTTTACCTGGATATACAAAGACACCGTTCACGGACGAATACTGGGAGGAGTTTGTCCGAAGTTTAACGTTCATGACGTACCACCCTTCGGGGTCTTGTCGCATGGGTCGGGCGAGGGATGCGACCACGGTGGTAGATCCACAGCTCAG